TCTTGCCGAAATTGAATTTGAGGGAGGTGGCGCTTGTCATGGCGCGTTGCGGCGTTTTCGTTGGCAACGATAGCGGCATGATGCATCTGGCGGCGATGATGCGGCGCCCGGTGACGGCTATTTTCGGACCAGGAAGCTCCGACACAACCGGACCTTATATGGATCGCAATGAACTGGAAGTCATCAGTCTGAATTTCCCCTGCTCTCCGTGTCGGCAACGTTTTTTCACGGAATGCAAACCTTCTTCCAATCGCAAGCCCTTTTGTCTGGAAAATATCAGCGTGAAAGAAGTGGCGGAAGGACTGAATCGTTTGCTGAATCGTCTGGATCAGCCCTGAACCGAAGCGCGGTAGCGCTTACAAGCGCATAGGCATGACGATGCTCTGGTAGTTCTTGTCTGAATCCATCGTGATGAGGCAGGAATGGTTCTGGTCTTTGAGATTCAAGGTCACCGTTTCTTCGTCGACCACGTTGAGAACGTCGAGAATGTAACGGGCGTTCAGGCCCACAAAAATTTCCTCCCCGGAATAATCGATCGTTAATTCCTCTCGCGCCGCGCCCATTTCCGTGTTGTCCGAAATGAGAGTCATGGTGTTGTCGCGAATCTCGAAGCGCACCATTTTGGATTTTTCGTCCGCCAGCAAGGCCACGCGTTTGAGCGCGTGTTGCAATTCATTGCGGTTGATCTGGATCTGGATGTTGTTGTCCGCCGGGATGACCTGTTTGTAATTCGGGAATTTCCCTTCAATTTTGCGCGAGACGACCACTTGCTTGCCGTGAAAGAATGCGATGTGCGAGCCTTTTTCAGAAAAACTCAGCGTGCCTTCTTCCGAATCGATTTGTTTGAGCAGTTCCGCAACGGCTTTGCGCGGAAGCAGGAAACTTTGTTTGTCCTGCGAATCGGATTGCGGGTTCAGCAACGGTCTGGCGATCATTGAGAGTCTGTGGCCGTCGGTGCCGACCATGACGGCGGAGCCGTCGTCCCGTTCCAGAAGCAGACCGTTCAAGGCTTGCCGGGTTTCGTCGGGAGAAATGGCGAAGGAGGTCTTTTTGACCATTTCGCGAAGCATGGAGGCGCTGAATTCCATCAGAGCCTGGTCGCTGTATTCGGGAAGCGCCGGGAAATCCTCCGGCGGCATGCCGGGCAGGCGGAATTTGGATTTTCCGCATTTGATGGTCACCCAGTTGTTTTCCTCTTTGATCAAATGGATTTCCTGATTGTCTGGAAGTTCGCGGACGATGTCGAACAGTTTTCTGGCATTCATCGTGGCGGAGCCGGGCTTGACGACGTTCGCGGCGTAATACGCCTTGGAGCCGATTTCAAGGTCGGTCGCCTGGATGCAGATTTCTTCATCCTTTGCGGAAAGAAACACATGCGCAAGGATGGGCATGGCGCCTTTGGCCTCGACAATGCCTTGCGTTTTCTGCATGCCGCTGAGAAATGCTTCTCTGTTGAT
This window of the Candidatus Nitrohelix vancouverensis genome carries:
- a CDS encoding DNA polymerase III subunit beta, translated to MEVRINREAFLSGMQKTQGIVEAKGAMPILAHVFLSAKDEEICIQATDLEIGSKAYYAANVVKPGSATMNARKLFDIVRELPDNQEIHLIKEENNWVTIKCGKSKFRLPGMPPEDFPALPEYSDQALMEFSASMLREMVKKTSFAISPDETRQALNGLLLERDDGSAVMVGTDGHRLSMIARPLLNPQSDSQDKQSFLLPRKAVAELLKQIDSEEGTLSFSEKGSHIAFFHGKQVVVSRKIEGKFPNYKQVIPADNNIQIQINRNELQHALKRVALLADEKSKMVRFEIRDNTMTLISDNTEMGAAREELTIDYSGEEIFVGLNARYILDVLNVVDEETVTLNLKDQNHSCLITMDSDKNYQSIVMPMRL